One genomic window of Camelina sativa cultivar DH55 chromosome 5, Cs, whole genome shotgun sequence includes the following:
- the LOC104786137 gene encoding WD repeat-containing protein 55, with product MEIDLGANAFGIDFHPSQNLVAAGLIDGHLHLYRYDSDSSLVRERKVRAHKESCRAVRFIDDGQRVVTASADCSILATDVETGTSVAHLENAHEDAINTLINVTETTIASGDDNGCVKVWDTRQRSCSHEFNAHEDYISDMTFASDSMKLVATSGDGTLSVCNLRTSKLQSQSEFSEDELLSVVIMKNGRKVISGTQNGNLLLYSWGFFKDCSDRFVDLSPNSVDTLLKLDEDRVITGCDNGILSLVGILPNRIIQPIGAHDFPIEDLALSHDNKFLASTAHDSMLKLWNLEEILQGSNGNSGNASGAAGDSDSDNDGMDLDNDLPKSSKGTNRKTKSKSNTLDSTNNFFADL from the exons ATGGAGATCGATTTGGGAGCTAACGCCTTCGGTATCGACTTCCATCCATCGCAAAATCTAGTGGCTGCTGGTCTCATCGATGGCCACTTGCATCT atACCGATACGACTCAGATTCTTCACTTGtcag GGAACGTAAAGTTCGTGCACATAAGGAGTCTTGCAGAGCTGTTCGTTTCATTGATGATGGccaaa GAGTTGTCACTGCTTCAGCTGATTGCTCCATTCTAGCTACTGATGTGGAGACTGGTACTAGTGTTGCTCATCTTGAGAATGCTCACGA GGATGCTATTAATACTTTGATTAATGTTACTGAGACAACTATCGCTTCAGGAGATGATAATGGCTGCGTTAAG GTTTGGGATACGAGACAGCGCTCGTGCTCTCATGAGTTTAATGCACATGAGGATTACATTAGTGACATGACTTTTGCATCTGATTCAATGAAACTAGTGGCAACAAG TGGAGATGGGACTCTGTCCGTCTGTAATCTCAGAACTAGTAAGCTCCAATCTCAGTCTGAATTTTCTGAAGATGAACTACTTTCTGTTGTTATAATGAAG AATGGCCGTAAAGTTATCAGTGGAACTCAGAATGGTAATCTCTTGTTGTATTCATGGGGATTTTTCAAGGATTGCAG CGATCGGTTTGTTGATCTATCTCCAAATTCAGTTGATACTCTATTAAAG CTTGATGAGGATAGAGTTATCACTGGATGTGATAATGGAATACTTAG cCTCGTTGGAATACTGCCCAACAGAATCATACAGCCTATTGGGGCTCACGACTTCCCTATTGAAGATCTCG CTCTCTCACATGATAACAAGTTTCTCGCTAGCACAGCTCATGATAGTATGCTGAAG ttgtggaacctagaagagattctacaaGGTTCTAATGGGAACTCGGGGAACGCATCTGGAGCTGCAGGAGACAGTGACAGTGACAACGATGGGATGGACCTTGACAATGATCTTCCCAAGTCTTCCAAAG GCACcaataggaaaacaaaaagtaaatcgAATACTCTGGACTCTACAAATAATTTCTTCGCAGACTTGTAG
- the LOC104786138 gene encoding putative uncharacterized protein DDB_G0291608 isoform X1: MSGNKIIVGDNGGRSSVGVRKSSNGISDIPSVSKKMVQSLKAIVNCPEAEIYAVLKDCNMDPNEAVTRLLSQDPFHEVKSKKEKKKEIRDIPDSRSRGYNNTYNRGSRGGSDRYTGRSGATPFSSRESGSVQVKTTNKRESGIQSNAGSYSSTSGISSHHQIPHSDSVAKDSKTPMGTSGGELSSSHSVTGHQTGWFGASGQMSMADIVKMGRPHNQTTNSQKNVDMRSEVIQEHGIAANQHVPVKDEWPSMEKPVAASTSSVSVAPTEEICNGAVDLQSSRRDQHPKGQLEDTHLAENCLFGNLGRDHVQADTLAGGAEEDDSVVSSEYDDNPHRYQTQNNPVEHQKDEDEISPVVANLQDLSIENHDQYSSHDEDRPAVLIPDHLLLHTEECSQLSFGSFGGFGSRPLSNSLEEASNVAPQIERDDARNTEFYGDEHLGTMSNGHMVHASSANNYDVSSESKQEVLLPENPETAHQENQHSFAQPGPEYAYENVKQQQPNTAFDASQTSMTNQMHNLASLTNVMSPRELEHQYSPFPGVQSMPSRSNDTSLGGQSISMPEALRGGGGVPTAQSSHQNFSVANIVTGPALPQQIAMNPYSQPTLPLTHYANMIGYPMIPQSYPYIPSAFQQAYAGNNSYHQSLAALLPQYKNNTSASNLPQSTTTTPASSSAYVFGNSSNVETGNFLLNQQQQAAPSGATLSYEDVLSLQYKQNNYLLSLQQQQQQQLQQQQQQQQQQQQQQQQQQQHQQQNENLPMWLHGPGSQTMSGVTGNTYYNLQAQQQSQQVRQAQQQEQQQYGSLGYPNYYQSQTGISMDH, translated from the exons ATGAGCGGCAACAAGATCATCGTCGGCGATAATGGTGGTAGGAGCAGTGTCGGAGTCAGGAAAAGCTCAAACGGGATTTCTGATATCCCGTCTGTGTCGAAGAAGATGGTTCAAAGTTTGAAAGCAATTGTAAACTGCCCTGAGGCTGAGATCTATGCCGTCCTCAAGGACTGTAACATGGACCCTAATGAAGCCGTCACTCGCCTCCTCTCCCAag ATCCTTTTCACGAGGTGAAGagcaaaaaagagaagaagaaagag ATTAGGGATATACCGGATTCCCGGTCACGAGGCTATAATAACACTTACAACCGTGGTAGTAGAGGTGGTTCTGATCGTTATACTGGACGGAGTGGAGCTACCCCTTTCAGCTCTAGAG AGTCAGGAAGCGTCCAAGTAAAAACTACAAACAAGAGGGAGAGCGGGATACAGTCTAATGCAGGTTCTTATTCTTCTACATCTGGTATATCGAGCCACCATCAGATACCACACAG TGATTCTGTTGCTAAAGACAGTAAAACGCCAATGGGCACCTCGGGGGGTGaattatcatcatcacattcTGTTACTGGACATCAAACAGGATGGTTTGGAGCTTCAGGTCAGATGTCTATGGCTGACATTGTGAAGATGGGTAGACCTCATAACCAGACAACAAACTCTCAGAAAAATGTCGATATGCGTTCTGAGGTAATTCAGGAGCATGGAATTGCTGCAAATCAGCATGTACCTGTGAAAGATGAATGGCCCTCAATGGAGAAGCCAGTGGCTGCTAGCACTTCTTCTGTATCAGTGGCACCAACTGAAGAAATATGCAATGGTGCAGTAGATTTACAATCCAGTAGAAGAGATCAACATCCGAAGGGCCAGTTGGAAGACACACATTTAGCAGAAAATTGTCTCTTTGGGAATCTTGGAAGAGATCATGTGCAAGCTGACACTTTAGCTGGTGGAGCTGAGGAAGATGACTCTGTAGTTTCATCTGAGTATGATGATAATCCGCACAGATACCAAACGCAGAACAACCCTGTTGAGCACCAGAAAG ATGAAGACGAAATTTCGCCTGTTGTTGCCAACCTTCAAGACTTGAGCATAGAGAACCATGATCAATACTCTTCTCATGATGAGGATAGACCTGCTGTCCTGATTCCTGATCATCTGCTACTCCATACAGAAGAGTGCTCACAGTTAAGCTTTGGAAGTTTCGGAGGCTTTGGATCAAGGCCTCTGAGCAACAGCTTAGAAGAGGCTTCTAATGTAGCTCCACAGATTGAACGTGATGATGCTAG AAATACCGAGTTCTATGGAGATGAACATCTAGGAACCATGTCCAATGGACATATGGTCCATGCGTCTTCTGCCAACAATTATGATGTTTCCTCAGAATCTAAGCAAGAGGTTTTGTTGCCAGAAAACCCTGAAACTGCTCACCAGGAGAACCAGCACTCATTTGCTCAGCCGGGTCCTGAGTATGCATATGAAAATGTGAAGCAGCAGCAGCCTAATACTGCATTTGATGCTTCACAGACAAGCATGACTAATCAGATGCATAATCTTGCTTCATTAACAAATGTGATG AGTCCAAGGGAGCTTGAACATCAGTATAGCCCTTTCCCAGGCGTACAGTCTATGCCGTCAAGAAGCAACGATACCTCACTAGGTGGCCAAAGCATTTCCATGCCAGAG GCACTcagaggtggtggtggtgttccAACAGCACAATCAAGCCATCAGAACTTTTCTGTTGCCAATATTGTTACTGGACCAGCTCTTCCTCAGCAAATCGCAATGAATCCATATTCTCAACCCACATTGCCTCTGACTCACTATGCCAACATGATCGGTTATCCTATGATACCTCAGAGCTACCCATACATCCCATCGGCTTTTCAGCAAGCATATGCTGGTAACAACTCATACCACCAGTCACTAGCTGCTTTGCTTCCACAGTATAAAAACAACACTTCCGCCAGTAATTTGCCTCAGTCAACAACTACTACCCCTGCTTCCTCCTCTGCCTATGTGTTTGGGAACTCAAGCAATGTTGAAACTGGAAACTTCCTTCTTAACCAACAACAACAGGCCGCTCCTTCTGGGGCGACACTTAGTTATGAAGACGTCCTGAGTCTACAGTACAAACAGAACAACTATCTATTGTCActtcagcagcagcaacaacagcagctacaacaacaacaacaacagcagcaacaacagcaacaacaacagcagcagcagcagcagcatcaacAACAG AACGAAAATTTACCTATGTGGCTTCATGGACCTGGCTCTCAAACCATGTCGGGCGTCACCGGCAACACGTACTACAACCTTCAAGCACAACAACAAAGTCAGCAGGTTCGCCAAGCTCAGCAACAGGAGCAGCAGCAGTATGGATCGCTTGGTTACCCGAACTACTATCAGTCACAAACCGGAATATCAATGGACCACTAA
- the LOC104786138 gene encoding probable serine/threonine-protein kinase yakA isoform X2 — MGTSGGELSSSHSVTGHQTGWFGASGQMSMADIVKMGRPHNQTTNSQKNVDMRSEVIQEHGIAANQHVPVKDEWPSMEKPVAASTSSVSVAPTEEICNGAVDLQSSRRDQHPKGQLEDTHLAENCLFGNLGRDHVQADTLAGGAEEDDSVVSSEYDDNPHRYQTQNNPVEHQKDEDEISPVVANLQDLSIENHDQYSSHDEDRPAVLIPDHLLLHTEECSQLSFGSFGGFGSRPLSNSLEEASNVAPQIERDDARNTEFYGDEHLGTMSNGHMVHASSANNYDVSSESKQEVLLPENPETAHQENQHSFAQPGPEYAYENVKQQQPNTAFDASQTSMTNQMHNLASLTNVMSPRELEHQYSPFPGVQSMPSRSNDTSLGGQSISMPEALRGGGGVPTAQSSHQNFSVANIVTGPALPQQIAMNPYSQPTLPLTHYANMIGYPMIPQSYPYIPSAFQQAYAGNNSYHQSLAALLPQYKNNTSASNLPQSTTTTPASSSAYVFGNSSNVETGNFLLNQQQQAAPSGATLSYEDVLSLQYKQNNYLLSLQQQQQQQLQQQQQQQQQQQQQQQQQQQHQQQNENLPMWLHGPGSQTMSGVTGNTYYNLQAQQQSQQVRQAQQQEQQQYGSLGYPNYYQSQTGISMDH, encoded by the exons ATGGGCACCTCGGGGGGTGaattatcatcatcacattcTGTTACTGGACATCAAACAGGATGGTTTGGAGCTTCAGGTCAGATGTCTATGGCTGACATTGTGAAGATGGGTAGACCTCATAACCAGACAACAAACTCTCAGAAAAATGTCGATATGCGTTCTGAGGTAATTCAGGAGCATGGAATTGCTGCAAATCAGCATGTACCTGTGAAAGATGAATGGCCCTCAATGGAGAAGCCAGTGGCTGCTAGCACTTCTTCTGTATCAGTGGCACCAACTGAAGAAATATGCAATGGTGCAGTAGATTTACAATCCAGTAGAAGAGATCAACATCCGAAGGGCCAGTTGGAAGACACACATTTAGCAGAAAATTGTCTCTTTGGGAATCTTGGAAGAGATCATGTGCAAGCTGACACTTTAGCTGGTGGAGCTGAGGAAGATGACTCTGTAGTTTCATCTGAGTATGATGATAATCCGCACAGATACCAAACGCAGAACAACCCTGTTGAGCACCAGAAAG ATGAAGACGAAATTTCGCCTGTTGTTGCCAACCTTCAAGACTTGAGCATAGAGAACCATGATCAATACTCTTCTCATGATGAGGATAGACCTGCTGTCCTGATTCCTGATCATCTGCTACTCCATACAGAAGAGTGCTCACAGTTAAGCTTTGGAAGTTTCGGAGGCTTTGGATCAAGGCCTCTGAGCAACAGCTTAGAAGAGGCTTCTAATGTAGCTCCACAGATTGAACGTGATGATGCTAG AAATACCGAGTTCTATGGAGATGAACATCTAGGAACCATGTCCAATGGACATATGGTCCATGCGTCTTCTGCCAACAATTATGATGTTTCCTCAGAATCTAAGCAAGAGGTTTTGTTGCCAGAAAACCCTGAAACTGCTCACCAGGAGAACCAGCACTCATTTGCTCAGCCGGGTCCTGAGTATGCATATGAAAATGTGAAGCAGCAGCAGCCTAATACTGCATTTGATGCTTCACAGACAAGCATGACTAATCAGATGCATAATCTTGCTTCATTAACAAATGTGATG AGTCCAAGGGAGCTTGAACATCAGTATAGCCCTTTCCCAGGCGTACAGTCTATGCCGTCAAGAAGCAACGATACCTCACTAGGTGGCCAAAGCATTTCCATGCCAGAG GCACTcagaggtggtggtggtgttccAACAGCACAATCAAGCCATCAGAACTTTTCTGTTGCCAATATTGTTACTGGACCAGCTCTTCCTCAGCAAATCGCAATGAATCCATATTCTCAACCCACATTGCCTCTGACTCACTATGCCAACATGATCGGTTATCCTATGATACCTCAGAGCTACCCATACATCCCATCGGCTTTTCAGCAAGCATATGCTGGTAACAACTCATACCACCAGTCACTAGCTGCTTTGCTTCCACAGTATAAAAACAACACTTCCGCCAGTAATTTGCCTCAGTCAACAACTACTACCCCTGCTTCCTCCTCTGCCTATGTGTTTGGGAACTCAAGCAATGTTGAAACTGGAAACTTCCTTCTTAACCAACAACAACAGGCCGCTCCTTCTGGGGCGACACTTAGTTATGAAGACGTCCTGAGTCTACAGTACAAACAGAACAACTATCTATTGTCActtcagcagcagcaacaacagcagctacaacaacaacaacaacagcagcaacaacagcaacaacaacagcagcagcagcagcagcatcaacAACAG AACGAAAATTTACCTATGTGGCTTCATGGACCTGGCTCTCAAACCATGTCGGGCGTCACCGGCAACACGTACTACAACCTTCAAGCACAACAACAAAGTCAGCAGGTTCGCCAAGCTCAGCAACAGGAGCAGCAGCAGTATGGATCGCTTGGTTACCCGAACTACTATCAGTCACAAACCGGAATATCAATGGACCACTAA
- the LOC104786140 gene encoding U-box domain-containing protein 17-like: MATEAIFTSLRLRTSPSLEAFLVTTVDLSDVSLVQTLASVSAELVSCFRSVRFSFQRRNARSLIRKIEVLLVLFEYLSDDSGWDSTAVMCFKELYIFLHRSKLLLQYCAQSSKLWLLLQTPSLSDFFHHLNRDLSNLLDVFPFNSLNLSDDIREQLELLQQQATKSTTLFVDHNEELLRERFYTFLNGFENGEIPNTDELRSFFVEKLGIKDPKSCRDEIEFLEEQISKHDCDDLEPSRSVVNAFVSITRYCMYSLFAFEDGVEWSVVESSKKQRKCLVAEEMVETFTTLPKDFVCSISLSLMKDPVIVSTGQTYDRSSIVRWFEEGYFTCPKTGQKLVDSSCIVPNRALRELITRWCAATEFGESPEEESPVWVMQTRASMAATKATVLILIQHLAGESELAQVVAAREIRLLAKTVRERGELIAEAGAVPHLVKLLKSQNAVVQEQCVTAMLNLSVCECELNKSLFRDENDCLESIVSVLASGLTLEARGNAAATLYCLSTVHEYRKLIANADGCIESLVLLLQNGKPRGRKDAIKALSGIWRDPDNHSKMINSGGVLALVKALADEDEAVAERAVVVLAVVANHSLGAVTIGREESAVAGLIELMRCGTPRGKENAVATLLHLCVNGGAVVVEKVVRAPALTGLTEKVLRTGTDRGKRKATALLGLFLDGCENTAMMRFVNREGGFETHVSLPPISVPVSVL, translated from the coding sequence ATGGCCACAGAGGCGATATTTACATCCTTACGACTAAGGACCTCGCCGTCACTGGAAGCATTTTTGGTAACAACCGTTGATCTCTCCGACGTCTCTCTCGTTCAAACCCTAGCTTCAGTATCAGCAGAGCTCGTCTCGTGCTTCCGCAGCGTACGTTTCTCTTTCCAACGCAGAAACGCACGTTCCCTAATTAGGAAGATTGAGGTATTACTCGTCTTGTTCGAATACCTTAGCGATGATTCAGGTTGGGACTCGACGGCGGTGATGTGCTTTAAAGAGCTCTATATCTTCCTCCACCGTTCTAAATTACTTCTCCAGTACTGTGCTCAATCCAGTAAGCTATGGCTTTTACTACAAACCCCATCGCTTTCAGACTTTTTCCATCACTTGAATCGGGATCTTTCGAATCTTTTAGATGTTTTCCCGTTCAACAGTCTCAATCTAAGCGACGACATTAGAGAGCAACTCGAGCTTTTGCAACAACAAGCAACTAAATCGACGACACTGTTCGTTGATCACAACGAGGAACTGCTACGGGAAAGATTCTATACGTTTCTCAACGGATTTGAGAACGGCGAAATACCTAATACGGATGAACTGAGATCTTTCTTCGTTGAGAAGTTAGGGATTAAGGATCCGAAAAGTTGCAGAGATGAAATCGAGTTTTTAGAAGAGCAGATTTCGAAACACGACTGTGATGATTTGGAGCCTTCAAGGTCTGTGGTTAACGCGTTTGTGTCTATCACACGGTATTGCATGTATTCGTTGTTTGCGTTTGAAGATGGAGTGGAGTGGAGTGTTGTTGAGAGctcaaagaaacagaggaaatgttTAGTTGCGGAGGAGATGGTGGAAACGTTTACGACACTACCAAAGGATTTTGTTTGCTCAATCTCTCTTAGTTTGATGAAAGATCCTGTGATTGTTTCCACTGGACAAACTTATGATCGTAGCTCAATCGTTAGGTGGTTTGAAGAAGGTTACTTTACTTGTCCTAAAACAGGACAAAAGCTTGTGGACTCTTCCTGTATCGTTCCTAACCGAGCTTTGAGAGAGTTGATAACGCGTTGGTGTGCAGCAACGGAGTTTGGAGAGTCACCAGAGGAGGAGTCTCCTGTTTGGGTTATGCAAACGAGAGCTTCAATGGCAGCAACTAAAGCTACTGTATTGATTCTCATACAACATCTAGCTGGTGAGTCAGAGTTAGCTCAGGTAGTGGCGGCAAGAGAGATCCGTCTTTTAGCCAAAACAGTAAGGGAGAGAGGTGAACTGATCGCAGAAGCAGGTGCAGTCCCACATTTGGTTAAGCTTCTTAAATCCCAAAACGCTGTTGTGCAAGAGCAGTGTGTTACAGCAATGCTTAACTTGTCTGTATGCGAATGCGAGTTAAACAAGAGCCTGTTCAGGGATGAAAATGATTGCCTTGAGTCTATTGTGAGTGTTCTCGCATCGGGTCTTACTTTGGAAGCTCGAGGGAACGCAGCAGCTACATTGTACTGTCTTTCTACAGTACATGAATATAGGAAACTTATCGCAAACGCTGATGGCTGCATCGAATCACTTGTATTGCTGTTGCAAAATGGAAAGCCGAGAGGGAGAAAAGATGCGATCAAAGCTTTAAGTGGTATATGGAGAGATCCGGATAATCACAGTAAGATGATAAACTCGGGAGGAGTGTTAGCTCTAGTGAAAGCTTTGGCTGATGAGGACGAGGCTGTGGCGGAGAGAGCGGTGGTAGTGTTGGCTGTAGTAGCGAATCATTCGTTAGGAGCAGTGACTATAGGGAGAGAGGAATCAGCTGTAGCGGGGCTCATTGAACTGATGAGATGTGGAACACCAAGGGGGAAAGAAAATGCGGTTGCTACCTTGTTACATCTCTGCGTAAACGGTGGAGCAGTTGTGGTGGAGAAGGTGGTGAGAGCACCGGCTCTTACTGGTTTGACCGAAAAGGTTTTGCGCACGGGTACAGACCGAGGTAAGCGGAAAGCGACTGCACTCCTTGGTTTGTTTCTTGACGGGTGCGAAAACACAGCAATGATGCGGTTTGTTAATAGAGAAGGAGGTTTTGAAACCCATGTCTCCCTACCACCCATCTCTGTTCCCGTATCTGTCTTGTGA
- the LOC104786141 gene encoding protein transport protein Sec61 subunit alpha produces the protein MGGGFRVLHLVRPFLAFLPEVQSADRKVPFREKVIYTVISLFIFLVCSQLPLYGIHSTTGADPFYWMRVILASNRGTVMELGITPIVTSGLVMQLLAGSKIIEVDNNVREDRALLNGAQKLLGILIAIGEAVAYVLSGMYGPVGQLGVGNAILIILQLFFAGIIVICLDELLQKGYGLGSGISLFIATNICESIIWKAFSPTTINTGRGAEFEGAVIALFHMLITKSNKVAALRQAFYRQNLPNVTNLLATVLIFLIVIYFQGFRVVLPVRSKNARGQQGSYPIKLFYTSNMPIILQSALVSNLYFISQLLYRKFSGNFFVNLLGQWKESEYSGQSIPVSGLAYLITAPASFSDMAAHPFHALFYIVFMLTACALFSKTWIEVSGSSARDVAKQLKEQQMVMPGHRESNLQKELNRYIPTAAAFGGVCIGALTVLADFMGAIGSGTGILLAVTIIYQYFETFEKEKASELGFFGF, from the exons ATGGGAGGAGGGTTTAGAGTTTTGCATTTGGTGAGGCCATTTTTGGCTTTCTTGCCTGAGGTTCAGAGTGCTGACAGGAAGGTGCCATTCAGAGAGAAGGTTATCTACACTGTCAtttctctcttcatctttcttgtCTGCAGTCAGCTTCCTCTCTATGGAATTCATTCCACGACCGGTGCGGATCCATTCTACTGGATGCGTGTCATTCTTGCTTCCAACCGTGGGACTGTCATGGAACTCGGTATTACTCCTATTGTTACATCTGGACTTGTGATGCAGCTTTTGGCTGGTTCCAAGATTATTGAGGTTGACAACAATGTTCGTGAGGATCGTGCCCTCTT GAATGGCGCTCAGAAGCTTCTTGGTATTCTGATTGCCATCGGTGAGGCTGTTGCATATGTTCTTTCTGGAATGTATGGTCCCGTTGGACAGCTTGGTGTTGGAAATGCCATTCTCATCATCCTCCAGCTTTTCTTTGCTGGAATCATTGTTATCTGCCTTGATGAGCTCCTTCAGAAGGGATATGGTCTCGGCTCAGGAATCTCCCTTTTCATTGCCACCAACATCTG TGAAAGCATTATCTGGAAGGCATTTAGCCCAACTACCATCAACACCGGGCGTGGAGCTGAGTTTGAAGGTGCTGTTATTGCATTGTTCCATATGTTGATAACCAAGTCCAACAAGGTTGCGGCTCTCCGCCAAGCGTTCTACCGGCAAAACCTTCCAAATGTTACCAACTTGCTTGCCACAGTCTTGATCTTCCTGATTGTGATCTACTTCCAAGGTTTCCGCGTGGTTTTGCCTGTGAGATCAAAGAATGCCCGTGGACAACAGGGTTCTTACCCAATCAAGCTGTTCTACACCTCTAACATGCCCATTATCCTCCAATCCGCTCTTGTCTCAAATCTTTACTTCATCTCTCAG CTTCTCTACAGGAAGTTCAGCGGAAACTTCTTTGTAAACCTTTTGGGACAGTGGAAAGAATCTGAGTACAGTGGACAATCTATTCCAGTTAGTGGTCTGGCTTATCTCATCACAGCTCCAGCAAG CTTCTCGGATATGGCGGCTCACCCGTTCCATGCACTGTTCTACATTGTGTTCATGCTCACTGCTTGTGCTCTTTTCTCAAAGACATGGATTGAAGTCTCTGGATCTTCTGCTAGGGATGTAGCTAAGCAGCTCAAG GAACAACAAATGGTTATGCCAGGACACAGAGAGTCAAACTTACAGAAGGAACTGAACAGGTACATCCCAACAGCTGCGGCATTTGGAGGAGTGTGCATCGGTGCACTCACTGTTCTGGCTGATTTCATGGGAGCCATTGGGTCGGGAACTGGAATTCTGTTGGCTGTCACCATCATATACCAGTACTTCGAGACCTTTGAGAAGGAAAAGGCCAGTGAGCTCGGATTCTTCGGGTTCTAA